The following are from one region of the Halogeometricum sp. S3BR5-2 genome:
- a CDS encoding DUF7344 domain-containing protein, translating to MNDTIATFADRDRRTVLSCLDDRRGAVDIESLAADVVAERESTAPDEVTDADRDAALVRLHHVDLPKLDEAGFVDFDHEAGTVDRRARPAPTSTALSD from the coding sequence ATGAACGACACAATCGCCACCTTCGCCGACCGCGACCGCCGAACCGTGCTGTCCTGTCTCGACGACCGCCGCGGCGCGGTCGACATCGAATCGCTCGCCGCCGACGTCGTCGCCGAGCGCGAGAGTACGGCCCCCGACGAGGTGACCGACGCGGACCGCGACGCCGCCCTAGTCAGACTCCACCACGTCGACCTGCCGAAACTCGACGAGGCCGGATTCGTCGACTTCGACCACGAGGCCGGCACGGTCGACCGCCGCGCGCGGCCCGCCCCGACGTCGACGGCGCTCTCGGACTGA
- a CDS encoding polymer-forming cytoskeletal protein: MSLGSDPLDALEIPDGTTVEERAVVTDGDVIVGGQSTVEFGVRGRNVFAGERVRFGGDIEAEGDCRLDVWCDVAGNVLVGQDAYLGERVHVGGRLMVSGDLDIGDDVDIEEGFEASGWIVIRNPVPTLVFYFIVLSQLLRLGENETADELADSLSGDSDVDPLVIPRGSTVSDDAWRASTPAVVGDDCRLHGNIRAESIVVGEDDNIFGSLRARGDVSVGSGTRVHGDVTTRDGTVTIASGARVLGDVSCAELELHEDAAVDGTMRAKGDMRIVRADVSRDAE; this comes from the coding sequence GTGTCACTCGGCTCGGACCCGCTCGACGCCCTCGAGATACCCGACGGCACCACCGTCGAAGAGCGCGCCGTCGTGACCGACGGCGACGTCATCGTCGGCGGGCAGAGCACCGTCGAGTTCGGGGTCCGCGGCCGGAACGTGTTCGCCGGCGAACGGGTGCGGTTCGGCGGCGACATCGAGGCGGAGGGCGACTGCCGCCTCGACGTCTGGTGCGACGTGGCCGGCAACGTCCTCGTCGGGCAGGACGCCTACCTCGGCGAACGCGTCCACGTCGGCGGCCGCCTCATGGTCTCCGGCGACTTGGACATCGGCGACGACGTGGACATCGAGGAGGGGTTCGAGGCCAGCGGCTGGATTGTCATCCGGAACCCGGTGCCGACGCTCGTCTTCTACTTCATCGTCCTCTCGCAACTCCTCCGACTCGGGGAGAACGAGACGGCCGACGAACTCGCCGACTCGCTCTCGGGGGACAGCGACGTCGACCCCTTGGTCATCCCGCGCGGTTCCACCGTCTCCGACGACGCGTGGCGGGCGTCGACGCCGGCCGTCGTCGGCGACGACTGCCGTCTGCACGGCAACATCCGCGCGGAGTCCATCGTCGTCGGCGAGGACGACAACATCTTCGGCAGTCTCCGCGCCCGCGGCGACGTCTCCGTCGGGTCGGGCACCCGCGTCCACGGCGACGTGACGACGCGGGACGGCACCGTCACCATCGCGTCGGGGGCGCGCGTCCTCGGCGACGTCTCCTGCGCGGAACTGGAACTCCACGAGGACGCCGCCGTCGACGGGACGATGCGCGCGAAGGGCGACATGCGAATCGTCCGGGCCGACGTCTCCCGCGACGCGGAGTAG
- a CDS encoding sulfite exporter TauE/SafE family protein codes for MATDDARVDPAQFLEHLRAFRYREVTMTAAALAVLVGAVAFFPGAENVTAGIRADVGATTLAVFVAVAVLAGAIKGMLGFGYALVATPVFATVIDPTLAVVVLAIPPWMINMFQIGETDTGLDFVREEWLLMLLAGVGAVLGVVFLAEFSTGPIVPFLIGLVILGYVLFQVLQGFVTVEEAHHPVALSTAGFLEGFLLAVSNLGPLLPAYFHTFERDAERYIGGLSMVLGLIFTVRIVQMALFTDLMTTYRLWLGCAIAVVTLVGLLAGTYLRRVEVNETWFNRFVVGLLFVISLNIFRKTVPALFF; via the coding sequence GTGGCCACAGACGACGCGCGCGTCGACCCCGCACAGTTCCTCGAACACCTCCGTGCGTTCCGGTACCGCGAGGTGACGATGACCGCGGCGGCGCTCGCGGTCCTCGTCGGCGCCGTCGCCTTCTTCCCCGGCGCGGAGAACGTCACCGCCGGGATTCGGGCCGACGTGGGGGCGACGACGCTCGCCGTCTTCGTCGCCGTGGCGGTGCTGGCGGGGGCGATAAAGGGGATGCTGGGCTTCGGCTACGCCCTCGTCGCCACGCCCGTCTTCGCCACCGTCATCGACCCGACGCTGGCCGTCGTCGTCCTCGCCATCCCGCCGTGGATGATCAACATGTTCCAGATCGGCGAGACGGACACCGGACTCGACTTCGTCCGCGAGGAGTGGCTCCTGATGCTCCTGGCCGGCGTCGGCGCCGTCCTCGGCGTCGTCTTCCTCGCGGAGTTCAGCACCGGTCCCATCGTCCCCTTCCTCATCGGCCTCGTCATCCTCGGATACGTGCTCTTTCAGGTGCTTCAGGGGTTCGTCACCGTCGAGGAGGCCCACCACCCCGTCGCGCTCTCGACCGCGGGCTTTCTCGAAGGCTTCCTCCTGGCCGTCTCGAACCTCGGACCGCTCCTGCCCGCCTACTTCCACACGTTCGAGCGAGACGCCGAGCGCTACATCGGCGGCCTGTCGATGGTGCTCGGACTCATCTTCACCGTCCGCATCGTCCAGATGGCGCTCTTTACTGATCTGATGACGACCTACCGACTCTGGTTGGGGTGCGCCATCGCCGTCGTGACGCTCGTCGGCCTCCTCGCGGGGACGTACCTCCGGCGCGTCGAGGTGAACGAGACGTGGTTCAACCGGTTCGTCGTCGGCCTGCTGTTCGTCATCTCGCTCAACATCTTCCGGAAGACGGTGCCGGCGCTGTTCTTCTAA
- a CDS encoding pyridoxal phosphate-dependent aminotransferase, which yields MSDFSARVEAVSISGIREVFEAAGEGAINLGLGQPDFSAPDHARRAAVEAIRDGRADAYTENKGLSSLREAIAAKHERDQGIDLHPDDIIATAGGSEALHIAMEAHVDAGDEVIIPDPGFVSYDALTKLADGTPVPVPLRDDLTLDPAAVEEAITDDTAAFVVNSPGNPTGAVSPPEDIEEFARIADEHDVLCISDEVYEYTVFDGEFRSPAEFAETDNVVVVNSASKLYSMTGWRLGWVHASSRRIERMLRVHQYAQACASAPAQFAAEAALTGPQEQVGEMTESFRRRRDIVVEGLEDIGLTVPTPTGAFYAMPEVPEGFVDECLERGVIVVPGEAFGAHGEGYARLSYATDEESLREALDIMGDAYDAVV from the coding sequence ATGTCGGACTTCTCAGCACGAGTCGAAGCGGTGTCGATAAGCGGAATCAGAGAGGTGTTCGAGGCCGCCGGGGAGGGGGCGATAAACCTCGGTCTCGGACAACCCGACTTCTCCGCTCCCGACCACGCCCGCCGGGCCGCCGTCGAGGCCATCCGGGACGGCCGCGCGGACGCCTACACCGAGAACAAGGGGCTCTCGTCGCTCCGGGAGGCCATCGCGGCGAAGCACGAACGCGACCAAGGTATCGACCTGCACCCCGACGATATCATCGCCACGGCGGGCGGGTCCGAGGCCCTGCACATCGCGATGGAGGCCCACGTCGACGCCGGCGACGAGGTCATCATCCCGGACCCGGGGTTCGTCTCCTACGACGCCCTCACGAAACTCGCCGACGGGACGCCCGTTCCCGTCCCCCTCCGCGACGACCTGACGCTCGACCCGGCGGCCGTCGAGGAGGCCATCACCGACGACACCGCGGCGTTCGTCGTCAACAGTCCGGGCAACCCGACGGGCGCGGTGTCGCCGCCGGAAGATATCGAGGAGTTCGCCCGCATCGCCGACGAACACGACGTGCTCTGCATCTCCGACGAGGTGTACGAGTACACCGTCTTCGACGGCGAGTTCCGCTCGCCGGCCGAGTTCGCGGAGACGGACAACGTCGTCGTCGTCAACTCCGCCTCGAAACTGTACTCGATGACGGGGTGGCGCCTCGGGTGGGTGCACGCCTCCTCGCGGCGAATCGAACGGATGCTCCGCGTCCACCAGTACGCGCAGGCGTGCGCGTCCGCGCCCGCGCAGTTCGCCGCCGAGGCGGCGCTGACCGGCCCGCAGGAGCAGGTCGGTGAGATGACCGAGTCGTTCCGCCGCCGGCGCGACATCGTCGTCGAGGGCCTCGAAGACATCGGTCTCACGGTTCCGACGCCGACGGGCGCGTTCTACGCGATGCCCGAGGTGCCCGAGGGGTTCGTCGACGAGTGCCTCGAACGCGGCGTCATCGTCGTCCCCGGCGAGGCGTTCGGCGCGCACGGCGAGGGGTACGCCCGCCTCTCCTATGCGACCGACGAGGAGTCGCTCCGCGAGGCCCTCGACATCATGGGTGACGCCTACGACGCCGTCGTCTGA
- a CDS encoding DUF5800 family protein, whose translation MTVLSFDDKGVDVEYEGTEFRLEKALIEDATEKSYPDVTDHEVLQIVEKNPALSGEPRRIRDILNT comes from the coding sequence ATGACGGTTTTGTCGTTCGACGACAAAGGCGTGGACGTCGAGTACGAGGGGACGGAGTTCCGCCTCGAAAAGGCGCTCATCGAGGACGCCACCGAGAAGTCCTACCCCGACGTCACCGACCACGAAGTACTGCAGATAGTCGAGAAGAACCCCGCGCTCAGCGGCGAACCGCGCCGCATCCGAGACATCCTGAACACCTGA
- a CDS encoding redox-regulated ATPase YchF, with translation MLSVALAGKPNAGKSTFYKAATMADVDVGNYPFTTIDPNRGVSYARTRCPCLDREERCGNCEDGVRYVGVELLDVAGLVPGAHEGRGLGNQFLDALTNADVILAVVDASGGTNEEGEPVEVGTYDPVEEADFVEEELEQWLAGIIEKNWESVVRKSRSPDFDIDEALSEMLTGFGATEYDVAASLRALEYPADPKQWTDEHREALARDVRARTKPIVLVANKADVAPPENLERLRETDKPVVAATADGELALRKAAEGGVVDYLPGDDDFDIVGDVSDAQATGLEKIREVVEANGGTGIQEAINTAVYDVLDTVTAYPVQNETKWTDGTGEMLPDAFLLERGSTPKDLAYAVHSDIGDGYLHAVDARSARRISEDYELDEGDVIKIVSTAN, from the coding sequence ATGCTCTCTGTCGCTCTCGCGGGCAAGCCCAACGCGGGTAAGTCCACCTTCTACAAGGCTGCGACGATGGCGGACGTCGACGTGGGGAACTACCCGTTCACGACCATCGACCCCAATCGAGGGGTCAGTTACGCCCGGACGCGGTGTCCCTGCCTCGACCGGGAGGAACGCTGCGGCAACTGCGAGGACGGCGTGCGCTACGTCGGCGTCGAACTCCTCGACGTGGCCGGCCTCGTCCCCGGCGCGCACGAGGGTCGGGGGTTGGGCAACCAGTTCCTCGACGCCCTCACGAACGCCGACGTCATCCTCGCCGTCGTCGACGCCTCCGGCGGCACGAACGAGGAGGGCGAACCCGTCGAAGTCGGGACGTACGACCCCGTCGAGGAGGCGGACTTCGTCGAGGAGGAGTTAGAGCAGTGGCTCGCCGGCATCATCGAGAAGAACTGGGAGTCGGTCGTCCGCAAGTCCCGGTCGCCCGACTTCGACATCGACGAGGCGCTCTCGGAGATGCTGACGGGGTTCGGCGCGACGGAGTACGACGTGGCGGCCTCGCTGCGCGCCCTGGAGTACCCCGCGGACCCCAAGCAGTGGACCGACGAGCACCGCGAGGCTCTCGCGCGTGACGTGCGCGCGCGGACGAAACCAATCGTCCTCGTCGCCAACAAGGCCGACGTCGCGCCGCCGGAGAACCTCGAACGCCTGCGCGAGACGGACAAACCGGTCGTCGCGGCCACCGCCGACGGCGAACTCGCCCTGCGGAAGGCCGCCGAAGGGGGCGTCGTCGACTACCTCCCCGGCGACGACGACTTCGACATCGTCGGCGACGTGAGCGACGCGCAGGCCACGGGGTTGGAGAAGATACGCGAGGTGGTGGAGGCCAACGGCGGGACGGGGATCCAAGAAGCCATCAACACCGCCGTCTACGACGTGCTCGACACGGTGACGGCGTATCCGGTGCAGAACGAGACGAAGTGGACCGACGGCACCGGCGAGATGCTCCCCGACGCGTTCCTCCTCGAACGCGGGTCGACGCCGAAGGACCTCGCGTACGCCGTCCACTCGGACATCGGCGACGGCTACCTCCACGCGGTGGACGCGCGGTCGGCCCGCCGCATCTCCGAGGACTACGAACTGGACGAGGGCGACGTGATAAAGATAGTCAGCACCGCGAACTGA
- a CDS encoding ribonuclease H-like domain-containing protein produces MRIENSFIPVRGVGERTERGLWEEGVLTWEAFDPRSAPVGEKTGERIETFVADSLERLDDGDARYFGEVFPSGERWRLYENFREDTCFFDIETTGLDAASNDVTTVSFHRDGETTTLVRGEDLSSETLREQFDEAALVASFNGKRFDVPFLEENFDISVDAPHIDLMYPCRRLDLTGGLKAIEKEVGIDRDRPDLSGRDAVRLWHRYERDGDEGALDTLVSYNRDDTANLANLMDVVADSLHENSLGPFVGGAGDGRGGDADGGEGDDAARSPVER; encoded by the coding sequence ATGCGCATCGAGAACAGCTTCATCCCGGTCCGCGGGGTGGGCGAACGGACCGAACGGGGGCTGTGGGAGGAGGGCGTCCTCACGTGGGAGGCGTTCGACCCGCGGTCGGCGCCCGTCGGCGAGAAGACGGGCGAGCGAATCGAGACGTTCGTCGCCGACTCGCTCGAACGCCTGGACGACGGCGACGCGCGCTACTTCGGCGAGGTGTTCCCCTCCGGGGAGCGCTGGCGCCTCTACGAGAACTTCCGGGAGGACACCTGCTTTTTCGACATCGAGACGACCGGACTCGACGCCGCCAGCAACGACGTGACCACCGTCTCCTTCCACCGCGACGGCGAGACGACGACGCTCGTCCGCGGCGAGGACCTCTCTTCTGAAACCCTCCGCGAGCAGTTCGACGAGGCCGCCCTCGTCGCCTCGTTCAACGGCAAGCGCTTCGACGTTCCCTTTCTAGAGGAGAACTTCGATATCTCCGTCGACGCGCCACATATCGACCTGATGTACCCCTGCCGTCGCCTCGACCTGACGGGCGGGCTGAAGGCCATCGAGAAGGAGGTGGGCATCGACCGCGACAGACCGGACCTCTCGGGCCGCGACGCGGTGCGACTGTGGCACCGGTACGAACGCGACGGCGACGAGGGCGCCCTCGACACCCTCGTCTCGTACAACCGCGACGACACCGCCAACCTGGCGAACCTGATGGACGTCGTCGCCGACTCGCTGCACGAGAACTCGCTCGGCCCGTTCGTCGGCGGCGCGGGAGACGGCCGCGGCGGCGACGCCGACGGCGGCGAGGGCGACGACGCGGCACGCTCCCCCGTCGAGCGGTGA
- a CDS encoding DUF4349 domain-containing protein produces the protein MSQRRTLVAVALVALVALAGCNGAANSGEGGDMSTQMADGGAATAAEAASGGSGSGSGGSNADGAAQAQANVQSRQLIRTGTVAVEVDSFDASKANLTGAVQGYGGYVSDTSQERHSVGNETYTTGRLVLRVPAEEFDALVEDAKAEGDVQVVQTNTEDVTDRLVDLEARLENLRAQRDQLRDLYAQANTTEDVLAVQRELSDVQGEIERLEAQKQSLEDRVAYSTLTVRLNEPRPTPNRIAPDRWYDTPVVSAFLQSVDGVAVVARALVVGAAYALPYVLAFVLPVALLGGLVWRFRHRLPRV, from the coding sequence ATGTCACAGAGACGAACGCTCGTCGCCGTCGCTCTCGTCGCTCTCGTCGCCCTCGCCGGGTGCAACGGGGCGGCCAACTCCGGCGAAGGGGGAGATATGAGCACTCAGATGGCCGACGGCGGGGCCGCGACGGCGGCCGAAGCCGCGTCGGGCGGGTCGGGGAGCGGTTCCGGCGGGTCGAACGCCGACGGGGCCGCGCAGGCGCAGGCGAACGTCCAGAGCCGTCAACTCATCAGAACCGGCACCGTCGCGGTCGAAGTCGACTCCTTCGACGCCTCGAAAGCGAACCTCACCGGCGCCGTGCAGGGGTACGGCGGGTACGTCTCCGACACCTCGCAGGAGCGACATAGCGTCGGCAACGAGACGTACACGACGGGCCGACTCGTCCTGCGCGTCCCCGCCGAGGAGTTCGACGCGTTGGTCGAGGACGCGAAGGCCGAGGGCGACGTGCAGGTCGTGCAGACGAACACCGAGGACGTGACCGACCGACTGGTCGACCTCGAAGCGAGACTGGAGAACCTCCGCGCGCAACGCGACCAACTCCGCGACCTGTACGCGCAGGCGAACACGACCGAGGACGTACTGGCCGTCCAGCGCGAACTCTCCGACGTGCAGGGGGAGATAGAGCGGTTGGAGGCGCAAAAACAGAGTCTGGAGGACCGCGTCGCCTACTCCACCCTGACCGTTCGACTGAACGAACCGCGGCCGACGCCGAACCGCATCGCGCCGGACCGCTGGTACGACACGCCCGTCGTCTCGGCGTTCCTCCAGTCCGTCGACGGCGTCGCCGTCGTCGCTCGCGCCCTCGTCGTCGGCGCCGCCTACGCCCTGCCGTACGTCCTCGCGTTCGTCCTGCCCGTCGCCCTCCTCGGCGGACTGGTCTGGCGCTTCCGCCACCGCCTCCCGCGCGTCTGA
- a CDS encoding DUF389 domain-containing protein, translated as MRELHLSVSADKREDVVPVLDDNDIDYVTIPRDGDETFFMVPLPTAAVSTVLEGLEDANVDEESYTVVTKAETVEMSQYEGLRERYSATVRKLSKEELHAKVREMQWPYQIYYVGTVLSVLAAAAGLLLDQPALIIGAMIIAPQASSALAAPAGALLNDWEMFVASVREQFLSLGLAIAGATAFGLFLQWGGFVPATLEPSQIELVGVRLAPTFLSTTGAVIAGIVGAFGYTTEQSTAIIGVMIAAALIPSAAAAGLGIAWASPLLATGAFLLLLVNILAINLGVFVTLRAMGYVPDWREESESFRKSISPDNRMAVYGTLLVLLVSLVATGYLTGASVAFARSVNQEVEATFEQPEYANLSLSGVQVGYVGTSLEREPTSITVMVGRTSNRAYPDLAGRLEQQIERATGRNVAVTVEFIESRSSNRTRPPNPATA; from the coding sequence ATGCGAGAACTCCATCTCTCTGTCTCTGCGGACAAGCGCGAGGACGTCGTCCCCGTCCTCGACGACAACGACATCGACTACGTGACGATACCGCGCGACGGCGACGAGACGTTCTTCATGGTCCCCCTCCCGACGGCGGCCGTCTCGACGGTGCTCGAGGGCCTCGAAGACGCGAACGTCGACGAGGAGTCCTACACGGTGGTGACGAAGGCCGAGACGGTGGAGATGTCCCAGTACGAGGGGCTCCGCGAGCGCTACTCCGCGACGGTCAGAAAGCTCTCGAAGGAGGAACTGCACGCGAAGGTCCGCGAGATGCAGTGGCCCTACCAGATTTACTACGTGGGGACGGTGCTGAGCGTCCTCGCGGCCGCCGCGGGACTGCTCCTCGACCAACCCGCGCTCATCATCGGCGCGATGATTATCGCCCCGCAGGCGAGTTCCGCGCTCGCCGCCCCGGCCGGCGCTCTCCTGAACGACTGGGAGATGTTCGTCGCCAGCGTCCGAGAGCAGTTTCTCAGTCTCGGTCTCGCCATCGCGGGCGCGACGGCGTTCGGCTTGTTTCTCCAGTGGGGGGGATTCGTCCCCGCGACGCTCGAACCGTCGCAGATAGAACTCGTCGGCGTCAGACTGGCGCCGACGTTCCTCTCGACGACGGGCGCGGTCATCGCGGGCATCGTCGGGGCGTTCGGCTACACGACCGAGCAGTCGACGGCCATCATCGGCGTGATGATAGCGGCCGCCCTGATTCCCTCCGCCGCGGCCGCCGGCCTCGGCATCGCGTGGGCGTCCCCGCTCCTCGCGACGGGGGCGTTCCTCCTGCTGTTGGTCAACATCCTCGCCATCAACCTCGGCGTGTTCGTCACCCTCCGGGCGATGGGCTACGTCCCGGACTGGCGCGAGGAGAGCGAGTCGTTCCGGAAGTCCATCTCCCCCGACAATCGGATGGCCGTCTACGGGACGCTCCTCGTCCTCCTCGTCTCCCTCGTCGCCACCGGCTACCTCACCGGCGCGAGCGTCGCCTTCGCCCGCTCGGTCAATCAAGAGGTGGAGGCGACGTTCGAGCAACCGGAGTACGCCAACCTCTCGCTGTCCGGCGTACAGGTCGGCTACGTCGGCACCTCGCTGGAGCGCGAACCCACGAGCATCACCGTCATGGTCGGTCGGACCTCGAATCGCGCCTATCCGGACCTCGCCGGGCGGTTGGAGCAGCAGATAGAACGCGCGACCGGGCGGAACGTCGCCGTCACCGTCGAATTCATCGAATCGCGGTCGTCGAACCGGACGCGGCCGCCGAACCCGGCGACGGCCTGA
- a CDS encoding SOS response-associated peptidase, with protein sequence MCGRYSLFTPAEELEERFGAAFETPPDPRYNCAPGQRLPVVTNEDPDAFRSLKWGLVPPWADDRSNGLINARAETVREKPSFREAFERRRCLVPADGFYEWVNTESGKQPYRVAFEDDRPFAMAGLWERWKPKQTQTGLGDFADGGGAEGAEAEVLETFTVVTAEPNGLVSELHDRMSVILAPEEEETWLRGDGEEAASLLDTFPDAEMRAYPVSTRVNSPANDDADIVEPVDG encoded by the coding sequence ATGTGTGGCCGGTACAGCCTGTTCACCCCGGCGGAAGAGCTAGAAGAGCGGTTCGGCGCCGCGTTCGAGACGCCCCCGGACCCGCGGTACAACTGCGCGCCGGGGCAGCGACTCCCCGTCGTGACGAACGAGGACCCCGACGCGTTCCGGTCGCTGAAGTGGGGGTTGGTCCCCCCGTGGGCCGACGACCGGTCGAACGGACTCATCAACGCGCGCGCGGAGACAGTTCGCGAGAAGCCGAGTTTCCGGGAGGCGTTCGAGCGCCGGCGCTGTCTCGTCCCCGCCGACGGCTTCTACGAGTGGGTGAACACGGAGAGCGGGAAACAGCCCTACCGCGTCGCCTTCGAGGACGACCGGCCGTTCGCCATGGCGGGTCTGTGGGAGCGCTGGAAACCGAAGCAGACCCAGACGGGTCTCGGGGATTTCGCCGACGGCGGCGGCGCCGAAGGCGCCGAGGCGGAGGTGCTGGAGACGTTCACCGTCGTCACCGCCGAGCCGAACGGCCTGGTCTCGGAGTTGCACGACCGGATGTCCGTCATCCTCGCGCCCGAGGAGGAGGAGACGTGGCTCCGCGGGGACGGCGAGGAGGCGGCGTCGCTGCTCGATACGTTCCCCGACGCGGAGATGCGGGCGTACCCCGTCTCGACGCGGGTGAACAGCCCCGCGAACGACGACGCCGACATCGTCGAACCGGTCGACGGTTAG
- a CDS encoding inorganic phosphate transporter, producing the protein MVSPLTVAGILVAVFVGFNIGGSSTGVAFGPAVGSRLVRKVTAATLFVGFALLGAWTVGRNVIATMSSSIVPATQFTPVASVVVLFFTGASLLVSNLYGVPASTSMTAVGAIVGLGLASDTLNQALMFVIVSAWIVAPLSSFAVGLVVGRYVYPYVDRYVAFTKFDLHLVQFDRSGTVPRPHLNPRASARDVVGSLSVVAIACYMAFSAGASNAANAVAPLVGAGGSLTVDQGVLLAVFAFGLGSFTIAHRTLETVGDDIIELPILASLIVSVVGGTVITVLSYLGIPASLAVSTTSTIIGLGWGRASRAATLAELATPKPERPEVDVSTGALLTSRAEEVPTGPTIGDVARHEEPPERPDEMPSVPHVGEEGPADLDERSLFDSGAAKRIATMWVLTPALAVVSSYPVFEMLL; encoded by the coding sequence ATGGTTTCGCCGCTCACGGTCGCCGGCATCCTCGTCGCGGTGTTCGTCGGATTCAACATCGGCGGGTCCTCGACCGGCGTCGCGTTCGGTCCGGCGGTCGGGTCGCGCCTCGTTCGGAAGGTGACCGCGGCGACCCTGTTCGTGGGATTCGCGCTGCTCGGGGCGTGGACGGTCGGACGGAACGTCATCGCGACCATGAGCAGCAGCATCGTTCCGGCGACGCAGTTCACGCCGGTCGCGAGCGTGGTCGTCCTGTTCTTCACGGGCGCCTCGCTGCTCGTCTCGAACCTCTACGGCGTTCCGGCCTCGACGTCGATGACGGCCGTCGGCGCCATCGTCGGGTTGGGCCTGGCGTCGGACACGCTCAATCAGGCGCTGATGTTCGTCATCGTCTCGGCGTGGATCGTGGCGCCGCTGTCGAGTTTCGCCGTCGGACTCGTCGTCGGGCGGTACGTCTACCCTTACGTCGACCGCTACGTCGCGTTCACGAAGTTCGACCTCCACCTCGTCCAGTTCGACCGTTCGGGGACGGTTCCGCGCCCGCATCTGAACCCGCGAGCGTCGGCGAGGGACGTCGTCGGGTCCCTCTCGGTGGTCGCCATCGCCTGCTACATGGCGTTCTCGGCGGGCGCGTCGAACGCGGCGAACGCCGTGGCACCGCTCGTGGGCGCGGGCGGGTCACTCACCGTCGACCAAGGGGTCCTGCTCGCCGTGTTCGCCTTCGGGCTGGGGAGTTTCACCATCGCGCACCGGACGCTCGAAACCGTCGGAGACGACATCATTGAGCTCCCGATTCTGGCGTCGCTCATCGTCTCCGTCGTCGGCGGTACGGTCATCACCGTACTGTCGTACCTCGGCATCCCCGCGAGTCTCGCCGTGAGCACGACCTCTACGATAATCGGTCTCGGGTGGGGGCGGGCGAGTCGGGCGGCGACGCTGGCGGAGTTGGCGACGCCGAAACCCGAACGACCCGAGGTGGACGTCTCGACGGGTGCCCTCCTCACCTCGCGCGCCGAGGAGGTTCCGACGGGACCGACCATCGGCGACGTCGCGCGCCACGAGGAACCGCCGGAGAGACCCGACGAGATGCCCTCGGTCCCCCACGTCGGGGAGGAGGGGCCGGCGGACCTCGACGAGCGGAGCCTGTTCGACTCGGGGGCGGCCAAACGCATCGCGACGATGTGGGTGCTGACGCCCGCGCTGGCGGTCGTGTCCTCGTACCCCGTCTTCGAGATGCTGCTGTGA